In the genome of Pseudomonas sp. P5_109, one region contains:
- the rnpA gene encoding ribonuclease P protein component, which translates to MSQDFSREKRLLTPRHFKAVFDSPTGKVPGKNLLLLARNNDLDHPRLGLVIGKKSVKLSVERNRLKRLMRESFRLNQDSLVGWDIVIVARKGLGDVENPELIQHFGKLWKRLARSSPVPAVKTETVGVDSPDA; encoded by the coding sequence CGGCATTTCAAGGCAGTCTTTGACTCCCCTACCGGCAAGGTTCCGGGGAAAAATCTCCTGCTCCTTGCGCGCAACAACGATCTTGATCACCCCCGTCTCGGGTTGGTTATCGGGAAAAAGAGCGTAAAGCTCTCCGTCGAGCGCAATCGCCTCAAACGTCTGATGCGCGAATCGTTTCGCCTGAACCAGGATTCTCTGGTCGGATGGGACATTGTTATCGTCGCGCGCAAAGGTTTGGGCGACGTAGAAAACCCCGAATTGATTCAGCATTTCGGCAAACTCTGGAAACGCCTGGCTCGCAGTTCGCCGGTACCAGCAGTCAAAACCGAAACTGTAGGGGTAGACAGTCCAGATGCGTAA